Proteins encoded by one window of Elaeis guineensis isolate ETL-2024a chromosome 12, EG11, whole genome shotgun sequence:
- the LOC105055148 gene encoding uncharacterized RNA-binding protein C25G10.01 → MADSPRRRSSRSPSPYKHHSRSRSHSRGRSQSRSHSPLPRSRTRSRSGSRGRVEARNPGNTLYVTGLSSRVTERDLEDHFSREGKVVGCRLVVEPRTRISRGFAFVTMDTNEDAERCIKYLNQSVLEGRYITVEKSRRGRARTPTPGHYLGMKSSRDNSYRHDRGRYRGGYDRDDYGGGYRRSPRPSPYRGGRDYSPRRSPYGGGRGRRERSRSLPYSPYGSPDRGYGRRANGYAR, encoded by the exons ATG GCGGATTCTCCTCGCAGAAG GTCTTCACGGTCGCCATCTCCTTACAAGCATCACTCTAGATCAAGATCCCATTCTAGGGGTCGATCCCAGTCCAGGTCCCACTCTCCCCTTCCCAGGTCTCGAACGCGATCACGGTCTGGAAGTCGTGGCAG GGTTGAAGCAAGAAATCCTGGAAATACTCTTTATGTAACGGGCCTTTCTTCTAGGGTTACAGAAAGGGATCTTGAGGACCACTTCTCCagagagggaaag GTGGTTGGATGTCGTTTGGTTGTTGAACCCCGTACACGCATCTCTCGGGGTTTTGCATTTGTGACTATGGACACAAATGAAGATGCAGAGCGCTGCATCAAATATCTCAACCAGTCAGTGCTGGAAGGGCGGTACATAACTGTGGAAAAG tCAAGGAGGGGACGCGCACGAACACCCACGCCTGGACATTACCTTGGTATGAAAAGTTCTCGCGACAACA GCTATCGACATGACCGTGGAAGATATCGTGGAGGCTATGATCGTGATGACTACGGTGGCGGCTATCGTCGATCTCCAAGACCCTCACCTTATCGGGGTGGTCGTGACTATTCCCCTCGGAGATCGCCTTATGGTGGTGGTAGGGGAAGAAGAGAACGATCAAGGTCCCTACCTTACTCTCCATATGGAAGCCCTGATAGGGGCTATGGGCGACGTGCAAATGGGTATGCCAGATAA
- the LOC105055150 gene encoding transcription factor BHLH3: protein MELDEHGFLEELLALRRDTWDTLPTGMSEFFSSEGSLDCFQEGQGLVPPSFSAFGGLAPPAEPNFDCLSEVYCPFGAGFAPAAPEIQSLSVRPALEDAKVGLVHGDRHGVVGDGQAVCKVEMGPSAEAPAVFGMGGCMERKKKKRAEGLPSKNLMAERRRRKRLNDRLSMLRSVVPKISKMDRTSILGDTIDYMKELLERIKRLQEEIEVGPDQPNLLGIFKELNPNEILVRNSPKFDVERRDSDTRIEICCTAKPGLLLSTVNTLEALGLEIQQCVVSCFNDFGMQASCSEDVEQRAVISSDEIKQALFRNAGYGGRCL from the exons atggagcTCGATGAGCATGGCTTCCTGGAAGAGCTTCTGGCTCTCAGGAGGGATACATGGGACACTCTTCCCACTGGAATGAGTGAGTTCTTCTCCAGTGAAGGCAGCTTGGACTGCTTCCAAGAGGGCCAAGGCTTGGTACCTCCCAGCTTCTCAGCGTTTGGAGGCCTCGCCCCGCCGGCGGAGCCGAATTTTGATTGTTTGAGTGAAGTCTACTGCCCGTTTGGTGCTGGGTTTGCCCCGGCAGCACCGGAGATCCAGTCGCTGTCGGTCCGGCCGGCGTTGGAGGATGCCAAGGTTGGTTTGGTCCATGGTGATCGGCATGGTGTGGTGGGAGATGGGCAGGCAGTTTGCAAGGTGGAGATGGGGCCGTCGGCGGAGGCGCCGGCGGTGTTTGGGATGGGTGGCTgcatggagaggaagaagaagaagagagctgAGGGTCTGCCGTCGAAGAATCTGATGGCCGAACGGAGGCGGAGGAAGCGGCTCAACGATCGCCTGTCGATGCTCCGGTCTGTTGTTCCAAAGATCAGCAAG ATGGATAGGACTTCAATTCTTGGTGACACCATAGATTACATGAAAGAGCTGCTGGAAAGGATCAAACGACTGCAGGAAGAGATAGAAGTGGGGCCGGATCAGCCGAATCTATTGGGCATCTTCAAGGAGTTGAATCCCAATGAGATATTGGTGAGGAACTCTCCAAAG TTTGATGTCGAAAGGAGAGACTCCGACACCCGAATAGAGATTTGCTGTACAGCGAAGCCAGGTTTGCTGCTGTCGACCGTGAACACTCTAGAGGCTCTGGGACTGGAGATCCAGCAGTGTGTTGTTAGCTGCTTCAATGACTTTGGAATGCAAGCTTCTTGCTCTGAG GATGTGGAGCAGAGGGCTGTGATAAGCTCTGATGAGATAAAGCAGGCATTGTTCAGGAATGCAGGATATGGAGGAAGGTGTTTGTAG